TTAGTTTCCTTTACTTGATTGTGGTCTATTTCTTATCTGGTCTCAAGTCTGATGTGAGTACTGCTTTGGTGGTTGCTTGTTTATTTGCTAACGTTATCTTAGGCTGGAGCGTTTTTCATTGACTTTTTATTCATCTATATGTGTACAATATGCCTCACAGCTCAATTCCGATTATTTGCCGCTGCGTCGTCGAATTTCGAGGTAGCGCTTCGTTATACCGGATTCGTTGTTATGCTTTGTGTTGTGTTTGGAGGCTATGTACTCTCGGTGGACAAGATGATCGCCGATGTTCCCTGGGTTGGATGGATTGCGGTAAGTAATTGACCTGAAGGTCCTCAGGAGAAGGCTAATATGAGGCTAGTATGCTACACCAGCACTATACACATACGAATCGATGATGGCTGCCGAATTCCATAACACCGATTTCACCTGTGCTGAAGGGTCAGTCGTCCCGTCAGGACCAGGGTACACGGATATTGCCTACCAGACGTGCGGTTACGCAGGAAGTCAAATAGGTACAACCATCGTCAACGGTGATGTTTACCTTGCAGAGAAGTACGGATTCTATTTCAGCCACGTTTGGCGTAACTTTGGAATCCTTTGGCTTTTCACCGTGACTTTCGTTGTTGGTACATGCATTCTCAGCGAGATAATGGAGTGGGAGCCTGGCAACGCCGGACCAATCGAGTACAAGAAATCTCGAACCCGGTCAAAGATGTCTACGAACGTCAGTGATGAGGAAACTCGCCCTGTACAGGTTGATGAAACAGCACCGGCCCCGTCTGGCCTTGATAGCGAGTCTTCACAGGTCCTTACTGCAACCAAGTCTACCTTCACATGGGATAACTTGGAGCTTTTCGTCGATgttgggaaggagaaacgCAAGTTGCTAGATGGCGTCAGCGGATACTGTAAACCCGGAACATTGACTGCTTTAGTGGGGGCTTCTGGAGCTGGGAAATCAACATGTAAGTGACCCTAATCTGTACTGCAGACTGTCATATTCTAACTCTTTTCTAGTATTGACTGCGCTCACCCAGAGGCAAAGCTCTGGCGAAATCACGGGAACAATGTACGTTGATGGGAAGCCCATTGACTCTTCGTTCAAATCTCGAATCGGTTATTGTGAACAGATGGACATCCACGACGAGAGCAGCACTATTCGTGAAGCTTTCGAGTTCTCTGCGCTGCTTCGCCAAGATTCAACTGTGCCAGATCATGAAAAGCTGGCCTATGCGACAACGGTTCTGACGACATTAGACTTGGCGGACCTTCAAAACGCGATCATCGGCTCATTAGATATTGAGAAGAAAAAGCGTGTCACTATAGGCGTCGAGCTGTGCGCAAGACCTGAGATGCTATTGTTCCTGGACGAGCCCACCAGTGGTCTAGATAGCCAGGCTGCGTCGAGTATTTGTGCACTGCTAAGACGACTTGCTGACCAAGGATTGGCCATACTTTGCACCATTCATCAGGCAAACCAGGAGCAGTTTGAACTCTTTGACAGAGTTTTGGCCTTGAGTCCTGGTGGTAAGACCTACTACTTCGGAGAAGTAGGACAAGGTGGCTGCTTCATTTTCGAGTATTTCATGAAAAATGGACAAAATCTGGAAAATATCACCAACGCCGCGGATTATATcattgaggttgttgttggtggcacAAAAAAAGCGTCGAACAATCTGGATTGGGCTGCCACCTGGAGCGAGTCAGTCGAAGCCAAGAATGTTCAGCAAGAGATCTCCGAAATCAGGGCCCAGAACGAGGAGACCTGGGACTCTGATGTGAATCAAATGCAAAACACGCCCCCAATCTCTCGCCAGATTTTCTTCCTGACCCAGAGAACAATGCGGCAATTCTGGAGAAGTCCAGAGTATCCATACTCTCGACTTTATGCCTCGTTCCTTCACGCATTGATCAACGGTCTCACCTACCTACAGATCGGAAACAGCACAACAGACTTACAGTCTAAAGCTTTCTCATGCTTCTTAGTACTGATGTTAGTCCCGGAATTCATAAACGCCATTTCTATGAGATTTATCATGAATCGTGACTTGTGGGTGGCCCGAGAAGGCCCAAGCGGAGCATACGGATGGGTCGCATTCTGCACTGCACAAATTGTGTCTGAGATCCCATATGCGATCATTAGTGCAGTGGTTTTCTTcgtattatattattttactGTTGGACTTCCCTTGGGATTTGCTGCGGGGTACACCTTCCTGATGTTTTCcttgttctttttgtttGCTACGTCCTGGGGTCAGTGGATTGCTGCTTTGAGGTAAGTGGTGTATTTCAATGAAATATCAAACGAGTTCCATGCTAACCAAAGACATCATAGTGCCGACTCGATGGTAGCAGCGACCCTGATGCCATTTTTCATTATCATGTGCGAGTTGTTCAACGGTATTCTGCAGCCACACCAGAACATGCCTGCGTTCTGGGCATACACAATGTACTACGTCACGCCATTTACCTACTGGATTGGGGGAGTTCTGACTTCTGTTCTTCGTGGTGTACCTGTCATTTGCAACGAGAGCGAATTAACCCTCTTCGAAAGCCCTCCTAGTATGACTTGCGG
Above is a window of Aspergillus puulaauensis MK2 DNA, chromosome 2, nearly complete sequence DNA encoding:
- a CDS encoding putative ABC multidrug transporter (COG:Q;~EggNog:ENOG410PVRN;~InterPro:IPR013525,IPR017871,IPR027417,IPR003593, IPR010929,IPR034003,IPR003439,IPR034001;~PFAM:PF01061,PF00005,PF06422;~TransMembrane:12 (i487-506o521-541i562-588o594-615i627-647o736-757i1156-1174o1180-1201i1222-1252o1258-1279i1291-1311o1413-1437i);~go_component: GO:0016020 - membrane [Evidence IEA];~go_component: GO:0016021 - integral component of membrane [Evidence IEA];~go_function: GO:0005524 - ATP binding [Evidence IEA];~go_function: GO:0016887 - ATPase activity [Evidence IEA];~go_function: GO:0042626 - ATPase-coupled transmembrane transporter activity [Evidence IEA];~go_process: GO:0055085 - transmembrane transport [Evidence IEA]); translated protein: MPARLRSLTQGNSALASSQEAGSLTDRPSSPQVHLNYEDENAIAEIHRTLTEKGHAYSEPHSSFDRFLETEHQAGRKRPNVGVCFQSLSTWGTGGEHVNVKTLGTALWRTLTFQDVYEWTIKPWMRKPKPQSGRHLIRDFDGVVRSGEIMLVLGRPGAGCTTFLRTIAGHHSSFLGVTGSIDYSGLSLEDVKKYYRGQVAYVPENDVHFPTLNVRQTLEFALQSKTPKRYHDKIPRYLEIYGRVFGMSHTMDTLVGNEYIRGVSGGERKRISIIESLATDSSVMCWDNSTRGLDASSALDYARSLRIMTDTCGKATLMTLYQASDAIYDLVDKVLLIDEGRMLYQGPAREAKAYFQELGYECGEMQTVSDFLSSITVPEKRRFKAGWEHRAPKGPIELEQTFRKSAAFSKIQQQVLAYGDERIGGKGRPGSQADTDYGSLDEFKNALQIDKSRFASSSSPYTISLFRQVALCAKRQIWQIKGHLSPLYIKLLSCVVYGLLIGSMFYDQPQSTDGMYSRGGVLFYSSILLAWLQMSELEEAMQGRDILSRQKKFAFVRPSAVCLARVIADIFVAAILSFLYLIVVYFLSGLKSDAGAFFIDFLFIYMCTICLTAQFRLFAAASSNFEVALRYTGFVVMLCVVFGGYVLSVDKMIADVPWVGWIAYATPALYTYESMMAAEFHNTDFTCAEGSVVPSGPGYTDIAYQTCGYAGSQIGTTIVNGDVYLAEKYGFYFSHVWRNFGILWLFTVTFVVGTCILSEIMEWEPGNAGPIEYKKSRTRSKMSTNVSDEETRPVQVDETAPAPSGLDSESSQVLTATKSTFTWDNLELFVDVGKEKRKLLDGVSGYCKPGTLTALVGASGAGKSTLLTALTQRQSSGEITGTMYVDGKPIDSSFKSRIGYCEQMDIHDESSTIREAFEFSALLRQDSTVPDHEKLAYATTVLTTLDLADLQNAIIGSLDIEKKKRVTIGVELCARPEMLLFLDEPTSGLDSQAASSICALLRRLADQGLAILCTIHQANQEQFELFDRVLALSPGGKTYYFGEVGQGGCFIFEYFMKNGQNLENITNAADYIIEVVVGGTKKASNNLDWAATWSESVEAKNVQQEISEIRAQNEETWDSDVNQMQNTPPISRQIFFLTQRTMRQFWRSPEYPYSRLYASFLHALINGLTYLQIGNSTTDLQSKAFSCFLVLMLVPEFINAISMRFIMNRDLWVAREGPSGAYGWVAFCTAQIVSEIPYAIISAVVFFVLYYFTVGLPLGFAAGYTFLMFSLFFLFATSWGQWIAALSADSMVAATLMPFFIIMCELFNGILQPHQNMPAFWAYTMYYVTPFTYWIGGVLTSVLRGVPVICNESELTLFESPPSMTCGEYAGPWLVEHGVGYLSNPDGEGKCGYCEYSYGDDYLSGIGLDSSKIWPYFGIFVAFVISNYLMVYLLVYVRSVMKPFWRRT